One region of Candidatus Micrarchaeota archaeon genomic DNA includes:
- a CDS encoding GGDEF domain-containing protein, protein MTHVKTSKNRWFAKNFPTVVKIVKTVKKVGKGLHIWTSREPLEDRSYQKAVIDTLEVINKLLTHNNPYEQLDNILELTQKLCHATKVRLWVEKEDGFECIASVPYIEQEKWKLLKEERIPKDKEFIKKILTSKRPVVLNEKELEEIRDEDPTIEILQPKRLMVRKLNLRSSVNGLLVVEFINGHDKGYIVGVFNEMCDILEKLFAQADLMKTLSQLAITDGLTKLYNSRFYVDQLKKEVERARTEKNGRKLALMLIDGDNFKSINDRFGYKVGDRVLKLMGMRLKEAVSGYDAYACRRGGDEFAVIAWVDEDEYVPFAKRIHESMCFTVDTRSLGVYEKNTEEVIPPKLHITVTAGVDVWKDAYEDAETFERLVNMVLLESKTNNEKGMLRFGLYKGNKHKTGAGAP, encoded by the coding sequence ATGACACATGTTAAAACTTCAAAGAATAGGTGGTTTGCAAAGAATTTTCCGACCGTTGTCAAGATAGTTAAGACAGTCAAAAAAGTAGGTAAAGGTTTGCACATATGGACGAGCAGGGAACCTTTAGAGGATAGAAGTTATCAAAAGGCAGTTATAGATACCCTGGAAGTGATAAACAAACTGTTGACACACAATAATCCGTATGAACAGTTGGATAACATTCTCGAACTCACACAAAAACTGTGTCATGCAACAAAAGTGAGACTATGGGTCGAAAAAGAGGACGGGTTCGAATGCATCGCATCTGTACCGTACATCGAACAAGAAAAATGGAAACTGCTAAAAGAAGAGAGGATACCGAAGGATAAAGAATTTATTAAGAAAATCCTGACAAGCAAAAGACCGGTAGTATTGAATGAAAAAGAACTTGAAGAGATTAGAGATGAAGATCCCACGATAGAAATACTTCAACCTAAACGGTTGATGGTAAGAAAACTCAACCTGAGATCCTCTGTGAATGGGTTATTGGTTGTAGAATTTATCAACGGTCACGACAAAGGTTATATTGTTGGAGTGTTTAATGAGATGTGCGATATTCTGGAAAAACTGTTCGCTCAGGCAGACTTGATGAAAACGCTGTCGCAGCTCGCCATTACCGACGGATTGACAAAATTGTATAATTCGCGGTTCTACGTAGACCAATTGAAGAAAGAAGTAGAACGTGCCAGGACGGAAAAGAACGGAAGAAAACTCGCACTCATGTTGATAGACGGCGACAACTTCAAAAGCATAAACGACAGGTTCGGATATAAAGTAGGAGATAGAGTTCTAAAACTGATGGGGATGCGTCTTAAGGAAGCGGTTAGCGGGTACGATGCATACGCATGCAGACGCGGTGGAGACGAGTTTGCTGTGATAGCATGGGTAGATGAAGACGAGTACGTTCCCTTTGCAAAGAGAATTCATGAATCGATGTGTTTTACCGTAGATACACGTTCCTTGGGCGTGTACGAGAAAAACACCGAAGAGGTTATTCCGCCAAAACTTCATATAACGGTAACCGCAGGCGTAGACGTATGGAAGGATGCGTACGAGGATGCGGAAACCTTTGAACGTTTGGTCAACATGGTACTACTGGAGAGCAAAACCAACAACGAGAAAGGGATGCTCAGGTTCGGGTTGTACAAAGGGAACAAGCACAAGACCGGTGCAGGAGCACCGTAA
- a CDS encoding AAA family ATPase, with the protein MCLDFDTTSEIPIPEDPFQQVIGQDEAVFKAKICVRQHRHLLLVGPPGTGKSMIAKAMSEILPPPTQEILVADNPLDPLRPKVVIRTISSSKSSQGRAPSSVVDPIDVPYYVAEELGFRCRRCGKISDPDLDICPYCHANKHDSVLLGTKEKKRVVRAEVDGERFTFVRENDKIRVYHSEENDSEECKVLVPIDRSRFVKVTGATEVELLGDVEHDPYGTALTASQPPYRRIIPGAIHEAHQGILFIDEISALGGLQRYLLTAMQEKKFSIVGKNPSSSGASIRVDDVPCDFILVAAANHANLNRILPSLRSRIRGDGYEVVMNRWMEDNNENRFKLARFVAQEIVKDGKIPHMTKEGVIEIIKYARTVARTVDNANGLTLRLRALAGVIRAAGDLAVSEGSEVIDKEHVMKVIRSGITAEDQVSDNWYTVHRRDLFVGSGSNEGVL; encoded by the coding sequence ATGTGCCTTGACTTCGATACAACTTCCGAAATACCGATCCCCGAAGACCCTTTTCAGCAAGTGATCGGACAGGACGAAGCAGTTTTCAAGGCAAAGATTTGCGTTCGTCAGCATCGTCATCTCCTTTTGGTAGGTCCGCCAGGAACCGGTAAAAGTATGATTGCCAAAGCTATGTCAGAGATCCTTCCTCCACCTACTCAGGAAATACTGGTTGCCGATAACCCGTTAGATCCGTTACGTCCCAAAGTTGTAATAAGAACGATCTCATCATCCAAAAGTTCCCAAGGCCGAGCTCCTTCCTCTGTTGTAGACCCTATCGACGTGCCTTACTATGTTGCGGAAGAATTGGGTTTCAGATGTAGACGTTGTGGTAAGATAAGCGACCCAGACCTAGACATATGTCCGTATTGTCATGCTAATAAACACGATTCAGTCCTTCTCGGAACCAAAGAAAAGAAAAGGGTTGTCCGTGCCGAGGTCGATGGAGAACGTTTTACGTTTGTACGCGAGAATGATAAAATTCGTGTCTATCACAGTGAAGAGAACGATTCCGAAGAATGTAAAGTGTTGGTACCTATCGACCGTAGTCGGTTTGTCAAGGTTACCGGAGCCACAGAAGTAGAGCTTTTAGGTGACGTGGAACACGACCCGTACGGTACTGCATTAACGGCCAGTCAACCTCCCTACCGTCGTATTATTCCGGGGGCTATCCACGAAGCTCATCAGGGAATTCTGTTCATCGATGAGATCTCCGCTCTTGGTGGACTGCAGAGATATCTTCTGACCGCTATGCAGGAAAAGAAGTTTTCCATAGTAGGCAAAAATCCTTCCAGTTCTGGAGCTAGTATTCGAGTTGACGATGTACCGTGCGATTTTATACTTGTTGCAGCGGCTAACCATGCTAACTTAAACCGGATACTACCTTCCCTGAGGTCCAGAATCAGAGGTGACGGGTACGAAGTTGTTATGAATCGATGGATGGAGGACAACAATGAGAACAGGTTCAAACTGGCACGATTCGTAGCTCAGGAAATAGTTAAAGATGGAAAGATTCCTCACATGACTAAAGAGGGCGTCATCGAGATTATAAAATATGCGCGTACCGTTGCCCGAACCGTTGACAATGCGAATGGTTTGACTTTGAGGCTTAGGGCATTAGCGGGTGTGATACGTGCTGCTGGCGACCTTGCCGTTTCTGAAGGGTCAGAAGTTATAGACAAAGAACATGTGATGAAAGTCATACGTTCTGGTATAACCGCTGAAGACCAGGTATCGGATAACTGGTATACCGTTCATAGACGCGACCTTTTCGTTGGGAGCGGTTCTAACGAGGGTGTGCTGTGA
- a CDS encoding CBS domain-containing protein, whose product MEEELKVGDCMTKGVIAIPASRPVIDAARAMSHAKVGSVIVLKNNKAVGIVTERDIVRKVVARNRDPSKVRLSSIMSSPLRVVKVDTSIGEAARIMRKYEIKKLPVVNNKGMLVGVVTETDILRAYPGLVDVLVELAEVSAPRGKEPVVGVCERCGTYSTDLKLVDGMLLCSECRKELEESEEEV is encoded by the coding sequence ATGGAAGAAGAACTGAAAGTCGGAGACTGTATGACCAAGGGTGTTATAGCAATACCTGCTTCACGTCCTGTTATAGATGCTGCTCGTGCGATGTCTCATGCTAAAGTGGGTAGTGTTATCGTACTGAAAAACAATAAGGCAGTGGGTATCGTGACGGAGCGTGATATTGTCCGAAAGGTAGTGGCTAGGAACAGAGACCCTTCCAAAGTACGGTTATCCAGTATCATGAGTAGTCCGTTACGTGTTGTGAAGGTCGATACGTCGATAGGCGAAGCGGCACGGATCATGAGAAAATACGAAATAAAGAAGCTTCCCGTGGTTAACAATAAGGGGATGCTGGTCGGCGTGGTTACAGAAACGGACATCTTACGCGCCTATCCAGGGTTGGTCGACGTGCTTGTGGAATTGGCTGAGGTGTCCGCACCTCGGGGAAAAGAACCCGTGGTTGGAGTGTGTGAGCGTTGCGGCACGTATTCAACAGATTTGAAACTCGTAGACGGGATGTTACTGTGTAGTGAATGCAGAAAGGAGCTTGAAGAAAGCGAAGAAGAGGTTTAA